GAACCATCAATAGCTTCATCAACAACAAAGCCTTCTTCTCGCATTGCTTCAACAAGGATTTCACGGTTAAGCTGATTATCATCAACAACAAGCACACGGCGTCCCTTGAAGTCGTAAATAATAATATCCTGCTCTTCTTCAATTTCTGTAAGCTGAGGAATTGAAAGTGGGATAATTGCCGTAAACTCAGAACCTTTTCCAAGCTCACTTACAACTTCTATTGTACCGCCCATAATTTCCACGAGAGACTTTGCAATGGTAAGTCCAAGGCCTGTTCCTTCTGCAGAAACAGGAGAAGATTTATCCCGCGCAAAAGGTTCAAAAACATGCTCCATAAATTCAGGAGTCATACCACAGCCTTCATCACGAATATGGAATTCATTTACGATTCTACTTTCATCTTCTGTAGAAAGCTGAATTACAGAAATCTGAATTCTACCGCCTTCATAAGAATATTTTACCGCATTGCTTATAAGATTAAGCAGAATCTGCTTTAAGCGTAAACTGTCGCAGGAAAGCACATCTTCATCAAGCATGCTGAAATCAAGATCAACTGTAAGTTTTTTATTATCAATTTCATTCTGAAGAAGCTGGCAGACATTATCTATGATTTCATGGATACTGCACATTTCTTCTTCAACAACAGATTTTCCGCTGTCGATTTTAGAAATATCAAGAACCTCATTTACAAGATTCATAAGATGGTCTGATGCACGTGAAATCTTTTCCAGACTGTCTGCAAGCTTTTCAGGATTATCCATATTCTTTTTTGCAAGCTCAGTAAAACCAATGATAGAATCCATTGGAGTACGGATATCATGAGAAATATTTGAAATAAAGTCCTGCTTCTGCTTAATAGCTTCATTAGCTTCACGTACAGTCTTGATGATGGTTCTCTGCTGTTTCTGATAAATATGAGTCTGATATCTGAAAATAGAAGCAATAATAATAACAACTGCTATCATTGTTATTACCATATCCATCAGGACCATTTTTACGCTTTCCATTTTCATTATTATTTCCGGATGGTAATAAGAATAAATAACTAAAACTATAAACTCGGCAATACTTATAATGAAAACAACAACACAACTTCTTCCCTTAATCAGCAGGAACGGGAATACAAAACCGAGAAGACACCAGAGCGGCATACCGCCTTCAATTCCACCAGAAGAGATAAAAAGACTCGGTAAAATAAAATTATTAAAAAGAATTGAAAAGACTATAATTGCAAGCTGTGAACGTTTAAGGGTATTTGCAATCCAGAAGATCAGAAAAAACAGAATCAGACATGTAAATGAAAGAA
The Treponema bryantii DNA segment above includes these coding regions:
- a CDS encoding hybrid sensor histidine kinase/response regulator — encoded protein: MLKKNRLLRRLFGEQYDIQHRLLNIILLVGILGVAFACFIAVVMHQNPMTQILSFTCLILFFLIFWIANTLKRSQLAIIVFSILFNNFILPSLFISSGGIEGGMPLWCLLGFVFPFLLIKGRSCVVVFIISIAEFIVLVIYSYYHPEIIMKMESVKMVLMDMVITMIAVVIIIASIFRYQTHIYQKQQRTIIKTVREANEAIKQKQDFISNISHDIRTPMDSIIGFTELAKKNMDNPEKLADSLEKISRASDHLMNLVNEVLDISKIDSGKSVVEEEMCSIHEIIDNVCQLLQNEIDNKKLTVDLDFSMLDEDVLSCDSLRLKQILLNLISNAVKYSYEGGRIQISVIQLSTEDESRIVNEFHIRDEGCGMTPEFMEHVFEPFARDKSSPVSAEGTGLGLTIAKSLVEIMGGTIEVVSELGKGSEFTAIIPLSIPQLTEIEEEQDIIIYDFKGRRVLVVDDNQLNREILVEAMREEGFVVDEAIDGSFAIEKLRDSEPGTYELVILDLQMPVMDGYETTRIIRNFQNPKVSEIPIVALTADALPEEKSRAFNCGVNAYLVKPVDMPSLLKVLMLFFRENKRS